In Aegilops tauschii subsp. strangulata cultivar AL8/78 chromosome 3, Aet v6.0, whole genome shotgun sequence, one genomic interval encodes:
- the LOC109777042 gene encoding uncharacterized protein yields the protein MEAARHAGKKRGPDDEAEAEVHHTFRGAANALSQLYAQAVANQKASFIAGERHAMERTHRWISSQHEEASGVSVADVLAYLQNEIESRGGMAGSSQHPTPQPAYGLPSANVQINSFSFGNVAAALDSQLYQTDQTRTAGISNAFSSPSQQNSHSNHLVQCSGNGPVNSPPSGSRARDDHSPQNQDSMHPNSYELSMDMNHDAP from the exons ATGGAGGCGGCGCGTCACGCGGGGAAGAAGCGGGGTCCGGACgacgaggcggaggcggaggtgcacCACACGTTCCGGGGCGCCGCCAACGCGCTCTCGCAGCTCTACGCGCAGGCCGTCGCCAACCAGAAGGCCTCCTTCATCGCCGGCGAGCGCCACGCCATG GAGCGTACCCATCGGTGGATATCCAGTCAGCATGAAGAAGCATCGGGAGTGTCTGTTGCTGATGTACTTGCTTACTTGCAG AATGAGATTGAGAGCAGAGGAGGCATGGCAGGGTCTTCACAACATCCAACTCCACAGCCAGCATATGGTCTTCCTTCTGCAAATGTCCAAATCAACTCCTTCTCATTTGGAAATGTGGCAGCTGCACTTGACTCTCAGCTGTACCAAACCGATCAAACAAGAACTGCAGGCATCTCAAATGCTTTCAGCAGTCCTTCACAGCAAAATTCCCATTCAAACCATCTGGTTCAGTGTTCAGGAAATGGCCCTGTAAACTCCCCGCCAAGTGGAAGCAGAGCTCGGGATGACCATTCTCCCCAGAACCAGGACTCTATGCATCCCAATTCGTACGAGCTCTCCATGGATATGAATCATGATGCTCCTTGA